The genomic segment GAAGACTCTGTATGCAGGAAAAATGACGTAATGGGACTATGAAGGGACAGTTTCTATCCCCTACAGAGCAGGAGTGCCTTCCTCAGAGCGCCAGTAAGAGGCAGGATGAATGATTGTTACATCCTCAGTGACCCTGACACTCTGACAGATGACTAGCCAGTGGACATATATCTTGTTCACTTGgacttaataattatataatttgattaaaaaaatcattctacttataatttgaaatggaaataacaaaaagTGCAATCACTATCATTTCAACCACTAATTAAGCAAGTACGGGAGAAATCTATGACATTTGAGAAGAATCGTCTGCGTACAGTAACACCTTCCTCCCGATTTTAATGTGAACCACCGCCAGCTGTGTTAAGACCAGCTCtcggcaaggtgcagtggctcacgcctgtaatcccagcactttgggaggccaggcgggcggatcacaaggtcaagagatcaagaccatcctggccaacccctctctactaaaaatacaaaaattagctgggcatggtggcacacgcctgtagtcccagctacttgggaagctgaggcaggagaatcacttcaacctgggaggtgaagattgtgtcaccgcactctagcctggtgacagagcaagactccatctctctctctctcacacacacagacacacacacacacacgcacactaaATAAAACAGTGGGGGTCTCTCAACATTCAGACATTTTGAGAACTACTCAGAGGAGGCATCCTGGAAATAAATTTGTAAGAGGCAAGTGGGGATGTGCTTCTCCTGGTGAAATAACACAGAAAaccatgttctttctttctatgtCTAAGCCACTGTATCATGAATCCCCATGTGAGCAAGTACAGACTGCGTGTCTGAGCCCTGAAGCTGTCTAAGTGTGTCTAAGCACTCCAGCCTACAGAGGTACCAGACCCTGCCCAGCATTGTGAAGCGGCCTCAGTGGTTACGTAAAGCCAATGACTATATGTTCATTTTTACACAATTCCTGCCACGGTCATGATTGTGAAAATCACAAACGCACTCTGACGTTCCTGGTCAGGTTATGGATTCCAGGAGTTGCTGGGGCCATGCAGAAAATCGTGGCCCACACCTGAAGTTCTGAGGTGGTGCCTACAGCAGCTGGCTGCGAACACAGAAAATTGTTGATATATTTTAGCGTACTTGTTAATATCGTCACCACCAGCCCAGAAATGTTCAAATTCTGCCAGCTAAAACCCCTAGGGAGAGTTACAAATAAGAACTAAAAGtattgaccaggcacagtggctcacacctgtaatcccagcattttgggaggtcaaggtgggtggatcacctgaggtcaggagtttgagactagcctgaccaacatggtgaaaccccatctctactaaaacgctaaaattatccaggtgtggtggtgggtgcctgtaatctcagctactcaggaggttgagacaggaaaatcacttgaatcttggaggaagaggttgtagtgagcagagattgtgccatcacactccagcctgggcaacaagagtgaaactccctctcaagaaaaaaaaaaaaggaacttagccaggcatggtggctgacgcctgtaatcccagtactttgggaggctgagattggtggttcacgtgaggtcaggagttcaagaccagcctgaccaacatggtgaaaccccttctctactaaaaatacaaaaattagccaggcatggtggtgcgtgcctgtagtcccagctactcgggaggccgaggcagaattgcttgaacccaggaggcggaggttacagtgagccgagatcgtgccattgcactccagtctgggtaacagcgaaactccatctcaaaaaaaaagaaaagaaaagttttaagttattagccaattgggttttagtttagattgtaagttctggctccagccaacggagatcagacacagcagtaagcacgaccccaaatgcataaggaataaatttgtctgttttcctttgttcattgtactcttgtggcaagattgctagagagggtacccttcctgcagcccaggaagtaaaaGTTGCATTGCTGACAAATCCTGTCTcggtgctgatttttctttgtggtgcCAAGTGTCTATTTCCAACAAGGGGCTCCaggggctggtgtgtgtgtgtgtgtgtgtgtgtgtgtgtgtgtgtgtgtgtgtgtgtaggggaggCGCGGTTTGCAGATGTCCAGGATGAACAGTCAGGAAGAAGCCCAGGTGTGGCCGCAGCAGGCACTGGCCTCCATTGCTGCCTGTGAGCCGGTGTCTGGCTGTTCTCATCGCTCCTCCCTGGCCTCTGTCCAGGCCCTGCTGGCCACCCTACCCGCTTCCCCCATGCCTCGTCTCCTCCTTGCCTCAGGTGGGGCATTAAATTGGTGCCTCTGGGGCAGTGATGAGGCAGTGGAAtgttcctcttctctctcctcccctgcaCAGGCCGGGTTGCCTCCAGCCACATGCATGGGCTCTGTGGGGCCTGCAGGACTCACCTTGGACGCGGAGCCTCGCCAGGAGTGCTACAAATATTTCCTGTTGCCCTCACGTGGTCATCCCAGGGTGTAGACACCACTGCCCCAGTCTTATGGTGAGGGGACAAGGCCCAGGGAGGTGATGGAGTGGGGAGAGTTGGGAGGGCAGCAGAGCTGGGCTGTGAATCCAGGTCTGAGTGCCCAGTGCCACCTCTCCAGCACggtgcccctgcccctgccccgcaTCCTTCTCTTTCGAAATCACTGGCCAGCTGCACATTGAAGAGGTCGGGCTGGAGGTTCATTTTCACTTCTGAAGATCACCTGGGGGCATTTCTGAGGCAGAGCTGGGGTCTCTGCCCAGGGAGATTCCTGTCTGTCCACAcagcggggcggggagggggggttAGGGTGCCATTCCCACTTTCCTGCTGCCCAGCCCCCAACCCCTCCTTCCAGCCTTCCCTGCGAGGGGTGGGTCAGGGCACCTGATGCCCTTCATGGGTAAGACTTCATTTATGACAGCATAGTCCCACCTCTGTGCCTCTGCTCTGCCCAccccatttttcttctctctgttcccTTCTTCTTGTCCCcccactttatttctatttcctaagctttctcatttttctttcttttttatacagagtctcactccgtcgcccaggctggagtgcagtggcacgatcttggctcactgtagcctctgcctcccaggttcaagtgattcttctgcctcagcttcccaagtagctgggattacaggcacctgtcacctaccacgcccagctaattttgtatttttagtagagacagggtttctccatgttggccaggctggtctccaactcccgacctcaggtgatctgcccgtctcggcctcccaaagtgctggggttacatgtgtgagccactgggcctgtcctctttcttgtttttctaatctCTGCCAAAAAAGGGCCTCCTCCAGGAATTCTGCCCTGATTCTCTGGCTGAGCAGGCTCGCTCTTTCCTTGGAACACCACCCTGTGGAAGCTGCCCCCTTCTCATGAAGTGGAGCACTCGGGTCCTGGAGATGGGGTCGCAGATGTGCCCATCAAAGGTCTCCTGGCCCAGACACCTTTGAGCCCTCAATTTCCGGAGGCCAGGCAGGGAGTCTCAGATCTCAGGAGCCCAGTGCCTACCTGGGCCTTGAGCAGGAGTTCAGGGGACACTTAGTGAGTTACCGCCAGGCACCGGGCAGTGATGACATGATGGGATGAAGTCGCTGACCAGAAACGTGTTTCTGTGTGGTGCCCAGGGAGTGGGGCTGTGGAGAGCACGACCTCCTGGTTAAAATCACATCTGCCTTTAGGCCTTGATATGCCACATGGAGAGATGATGAAATGAGATGCCAGTGAGTCTTCCTTTTGTTTGTACACTTTCctgtattgtttgaaatttttttacaatgttatttttattatcctaTAAATCAATACGTTCATTCCCAGCTTTGAAAAAGTGAAAGTGTTGAGTGATGTGGCTCCATTCTGGTTCCTGCAGACCCGGGAGGGGCTCTGCGGTCCCCTTGTGCCCACGCATACCTGGCTTGTCCCCACAGGTGGGTTTTCTGAGACGGGGGGCTCTTGGACACAGGTCTGTCCCTAGAGCCAGCCAGCAGCTCCAGAGAACAGACAGCAGGTGCCCAGGACGATGCAGCTCAGTTGCCAGATAACGGTGGTCACCATGGCAACGGCTGCCTCCTTGGAGGCTGCAGAAGCCTTGGCATTCACCCCCTTGCAGGCCGGGGGTGATGGAGGCAGTGGCTCGGGGCAGCCCCTGCCCATCTGGCCACCCACCTCTGtggcttttctttcccttcctcctcccaccgtTGCTTCAGGCTCAGGGTAGGCTGTGGGGCGGGGGCTGCCACGGCCCAGCCTGGGGTCTGCCCTGGCCCTTCCACGGCTTCTCCTGTGCCCCTGCCCTTTTTGGGgcccagtttccccatctgccacATGCGGTGGCAGCCTCTGCTTTTCCCTCCCATTCACAAGCATCTCTGGAGCATCGGCCCCGTGCCAGGCTCCGCATTGGCCGGGGCCCTCCTTGCTGCCTGGCGTAGTGTGAGGTGTGTGACTGGGGCCCCAGGCTTATTTGGGTAAGTGGGCAGTCACGAGTGTGGAAGTGGAGAATCTCAGGGCCGGAGGCAGCAAAGCTGGGGTCTGGGGCCAAGCGGGTTCAGGCGCCTCACCTCTGATAGCCTGGGTTCCTCATCTGTGGCTGAGGGAGACCCGGTGGCCCTGTCCACAGCCCCGCTCCCTGGGCACCACACATAGTTTCTGGTCAGCGACTTTACTCCATCACACCATCACTGCCTGGTGCCTGGCACTCACTGAGTGTCCCCTGAACTCCTGCTCAAGGCCCAGGCAGGCACTGGGCTCCTGAGATCTGCGGGGGAAGCCGGCACACAGGAGGGGCCCGACAGACCCACAGCCATGCATCTGAAGCCACCTGGGGGCCCAGGCACCCCGGGCCACCTTGCCCCAATCCCATTTTTATTTGTGCTTCATCTTTAATCCATTCTGCTCCTGTTCATCCAGCACCTCCCGGCCTGTTGGCTTCTGGAAGGGTCTGTGGGGACCCAGCCATTCCCAGCCCCTGTGTGGGCAGTTGTGATTCTGACTTTGACCGTCAGAGGGGATTGTGTTAGCGCCAGGCTTCCCTCAGCCCAGATTACTCGCCATGGCCACCTCCTAGCAGCTACGCAAACAGGTTGTGCGCAGCCAGCGTGGGTGGTTGTAGGACGCGGGGACTCTCGGGGCCATCCGGAGTCacttcagggaggctgaggtctgGGCCAAGGGAGCCGCCTGGCCGCCCTGTGTGTATTTCATTAAGTGGCACCAGCATTGCCCAGAACACAATTCGACCCCAGCCACCTGCAGCCGGCGGGACCCCCAGCAGGTCACAGGTCTgggggtcactgcagccttctcTTTTCCCAGGGACGCTGTTTGCAGCGACAGGCTCCGGTGACCTCGCCAGCAAGGCCGAGGCTGGTTCCTGACACATGGGGTTTTGGGGGCATTGCTGACTACCACGGGGGTGTCCTTCCACCCCCGTGGACACGCCCTCCACACCCACAGACTCATCCTATACCTGTAGACATGCACCACCCACACTCAgtgcacacctcacacacacaccactcaccacactccacagtgcacacacctcacacagacacacaccactcaccacacacacttcacacacactccacaattAGCCATGTGCTGTCCTGCTGGGGCACTGTGAGGTTGTGTATGCTGCTGCCCCTGCTCCTGCGATTGCTTTTGTTGTGGTTGTGATGATCAAAATGATTGTTTCTACAGTAGCTGTTATTGTTGCATTTATTATCGCTGCGTTAATTGTTGCTTCTCTTTGGTGCTGACTCTCCCGGCTGTGTGCCAACTTCCCACGCAGCCGCGGTTCTCAGCCCAGTGATTTTGCTCCCAGGAGACACTTGACAATGTGTGGCAACATTTCTGGTTGTCACAATTGTGGGGAGGTGGGCTGCTAGGGTACTGCATGGAGGCCGGAGGTGCTGTTGGACCCTGCGATGCACGGCCCCACCACGGGGAGGTACCTTGTCAGAGGTGCCTGGCTTCCTCATCATCCAGAGCAGCTGGAGCCCTTTGCCAGGGCGGTGGGGAGCTGAAGGGGGGCGGGTTCAGGTTTCTAGAGTCCTCTCTAGGAAAGCAAACACGGGGTAGTCACGATGAAAGCTCTGGAAATCAGACCCCTGGGTTCCTTCGTGGCTTCAGCATTTTCCTGCTGTGTAGACTTAGCTTTCCTGGGCTGCTGGAATAGAATACTGCTGAATGGACTGGGGGCTTAAACAAGGCATGTTCATCCCTCACAGTTCTGTATGCTGGAAGCCCAGCTTCGAGGGGCTGTGGATTCAGGTCCGGCAAGGGCTCTCTCCTTGGGTTTGCAGATGGCCCCTGGGTCCTCAcaaggaaggtgggaggaggggggtGGAGcatgaaggggaggaggaggaagagggcagttatggtgtctcttcctcttcttagaagGCCACTAATTCCATCGAAGGGGCCCCATCCTCATCTAACCTAATTGTATCACAAAGGCCCCCCCCCTCCATATACTGCACTGTGACATTGGaggttagcttttttttttttgagacagggtctcactctgttgcccaggctggagtacagtgttgcgatcatggctcactgcagcctcaacctcctgggctcaagcaatcctcctacctcagtctcctgagtagctgggaccgcaggcatgtgccaacacactggctaaggttttaaaaaaattttttgtatagaaatggtttggccatgttgcccaggctggtcttgaactcctagattcaagagctcctcctgccttggcctcccaaagtgctgggattataggcatgagccactgtacctggcctcaaggcttcaacatatgaattttgggggacacatttagtccataacatgtgtgattcttttttaaaatttattgttacTTTAAACATCTATACGCCCTTGTGGCTGCCACCTGGTGGAGGTGTCCTCGTGTTCTTTCTCCCTCAGTACATTTCCTGCGCCGCTGGTGCCCTGGCTTCTGGCACTGCACATAGCAGTGTCTGTTCTTGAGCTTCACATCCCTGGAATCATGCCGGCCAGAGCCATTTCTGTCTGAATTATTCTGTTTGTTGTTATGCTCACAAAATAAGCCAATTAAAAgaaaagtaggctgggtgcagtggctcaagcctgtaatcccagcacttcgggaggccgaggcgggtggatcacgaggtcaagagattgagaccatcctggtcaacaaggtgaaaccctgtctttactaaaaatacaaaaaattagctgggctgacTCCAGTTGGCATAGCAGCCTGAGGGTGCCCCAGCATACAAGCTGAGCAGAGGAGGGCATGAGGGACCACCTTGGGAGTCCAGTGGCTGGAGACTTTTGGACTCCTGCTAACTTCCTGCTTTCCTTCACTTTTGGCAACGATTTCCAACTGCCCTCTGACTCCCTAATCTCCCATTTCCTCCCTCCAGTGCCCCCACCTCGAACTGCAACTTCTCCGTGGGGGTTTGTTTCAGCAGCCTCCCATCACCATAGTAGACTGAGGACCCCCagcccagaagctaagcagggttgggcctaACAGATGCTTGGATGGGGTACCACCTGGAATGACCAGGCTTCAAGCTTTTTGGCTTCCTGCTCTTTTCCAGCTTTTCCCCCTTGGAGCAACATTTCTCGACCACACCCTGACCTTCAGACTGCTGTGGTTTGCAGAGGCTGCATAGATGAAACCCCATAGGCAGGTGCCTGGCCACGGGTGGGGGGCAGGTTAGCTGGAAAAGAAATGCCAGAGGGTTAGCGAGTAGTTGGGAAGTGTTgtgacaagcaaaaaaaaaaaaaaaaaagaaagcgggAGTGGGAAGCCAAAAGCCTCTAGACCACAGTCTCCCCAAGTAGTCCCCTCTCCAAGCCCCACCAAAGCTCTACCCCGCTTAGCTTCTATGTTGGGGCACCCTCAGGCTGCTATGAAGCCCAAGGGCTGCTATCATGGTCCTCCTCAGGGACACTTCACGACACAGAGTGAGCACAGGAGTGTGTGGAAGTCAATAAGGAAAAGCCAGAGAATCATTGGGCTGTGGGAACGCTTTGTGGCAAGcaggaaaaatgggaaaagagtAAGAAGCCAAAAGCAACCAGCCCCCATCTCCTTGGGGAGTCCCCAATCCTAGCCCAAGCCAGGCTCGAACCCCTCTTAGCTTCAATGGAATTTGGTGCCTTCAAAGAGAAGAGGTCCCACGCCAGAGCAGGGGTGCAGGCAGGCGCAAAAGGACTGGCCAAAGAGTTGGGGGCAGATAGAAAGAGTTGTGACAATTGGAGGAAAGCAGTAAGGAGGCAAGAAGCCACAAGTCTCCAGCCCCCTGACCCTCCAGGTGTTCCCCCATGCAAGCCCTAGCCaagcctgaccctgcttagctccCGGGCTGGGGCACTCTCAGCGTGCTTTGGTGCCTCTCTACTTGTTAAATACAAACTCCCTGTTCCCTCCTCTGccagccctggcaaccaccactctactttctgtctctaccattttgactattattttgttttttcttttgttttgagatgaagtcgcactctgtcacccaggctggaatacagtggctcgatctcggctcactgcaacctccacctcctgggttcaagtgattctcatgcctcagcctcccaagtagctgggattacagccatgtgccatcatgcccggctaatttttgtatttttaggagagacgtggtttcagcatgttggtcaggctggtcttgaactcctcatccggccggacaaggtggctcacacctgtaatctcagcactttgggaggccaagatggcagatcacaaggtcagtagtttgagaccagcctgggcaacatggtgaaaccctgtctttactaaaaatacaaacagccacgcacggtggcgtgtgcctgtaatcccagctactcgggaagctgatgcaggagaattgcttgagccagggaggcggaggctgcagtgaccccagatctgcaacctcctcctcgggttcaagcggttctgctgcctcagctgggattacaggcgggcgccaccacgcccggttaatttttctatttttaatagagacgaggtttcagcaTGATGGCCAGGTGGCTGGGATTCCCCCGCTTCGCCCCAGATCCCCGGGAGAGGCCAGCACGGCCCTCCCGTGGGTGTCACAGAGACAGATGCGATGCGGGTCCCTCTCCCTGGGAACGGGCGGGCTGGGTCCAGTCCGCAGGGCCCCTCCGGGCGCTGACCTAGGATGGAGTTGAGGTGCGGCGGCGCTGGACCCCagggcccctgcctgcctcctggggaGCCGGGTGACCCAGGCAGCCCCGATGAGGCCCCCGGGCTCCCACAGGGGGGATGCGGACAGGGAGACTGGGGAGGCCTCCGCTGGACTGTCCCTCCAGCCCCCAGCTTTTCGTGGTTCTAAGGGTCCCCTCTGCATCCTGAGGCGCCGCGCTTGAGGGACCCCAGAGCTCCGGCCGCTTCCTTTGGGGATGGTGAAGCTGAGGtccagaggagggcaggggcaggtccTGGAAGCTCCCCAGGCAAAGGGAGCCGATCTCGAGGCTGGGGTCACAGGGCTCCAATCCTGCCACCTCTAGGGCCCTAGAGCCGG from the Callithrix jacchus isolate 240 chromosome 1, calJac240_pri, whole genome shotgun sequence genome contains:
- the LOC100392935 gene encoding uncharacterized protein LOC100392935 isoform X1; protein product: MIRIAALNASSTVEDDHEGSFKSHKTQTKEAQEAEAFALYHKALDLQKHDRFEESAKAYQKLLEARLLRELTCPPPVARHLPMGFHLCSLCKPQQSEGQGVVEKCCSKGEKLEKSRKPKSLKPGHSREDSRNLNPPPFSSPPPWQRAPAALDDEEARHL